The Nocardioides campestrisoli genome includes a window with the following:
- a CDS encoding ATP-dependent Clp protease proteolytic subunit: MNYYIPQWEERTSYGFRRIDPYGKLFEERIIFLGSPISDDVANAVMAQLLCLETMNPDQDISIYINSPGGSFTALTAIYDTMRFIKPDVQTVCLGQAASAAAILLAAGTPGKRMALPNSRILIHQPYTEGTFGQTSDIEIQANEILRMRELLEKMIAEHSGKDIETVSRDIERDKILTAEQAVEYGLIDSVLQPRSSALALG, from the coding sequence GTGAACTACTACATCCCGCAGTGGGAGGAGCGGACCTCCTACGGGTTCCGCCGGATCGACCCCTACGGCAAGCTCTTCGAGGAGCGCATCATCTTCCTCGGGTCGCCGATCTCCGACGACGTGGCCAACGCCGTGATGGCGCAGCTGCTGTGCCTGGAGACGATGAACCCCGATCAGGACATCTCCATCTACATCAACTCCCCGGGCGGCTCGTTCACCGCGCTGACGGCGATCTACGACACGATGCGCTTCATCAAGCCCGACGTGCAGACCGTCTGCCTGGGTCAGGCGGCCTCGGCGGCCGCGATCCTGCTGGCCGCCGGCACCCCGGGCAAGCGGATGGCGCTGCCCAACAGCCGGATCCTGATCCACCAGCCCTACACCGAGGGCACGTTCGGCCAGACCTCGGACATCGAGATCCAGGCGAACGAGATCCTGCGGATGCGGGAGCTGCTGGAGAAGATGATCGCCGAGCACAGCGGCAAGGACATCGAGACGGTGAGCCGCGACATCGAGCGTGACAAGATCCTGACCGCCGAGCAGGCGGTCGAGTACGGGCTGATCGACTCCGTTCTCCAGCCGCGCTCCAGCGCGCTGGCGCTCGGCTGA
- a CDS encoding ATP-dependent Clp protease proteolytic subunit: protein MNGGGSYGLDDHIYQRLLKERIVFLGSEVRDQNANAICAQLLLLSAEDPEADIFLHINSPGGSVDAGMAIYDTMNYIPNDVATVGMGLAASMGQFLLCAGTKGKRYALPHARIMMHQPSSGMGGSASDIKIQAQQSLHIKKVLLELIAQHTGQSVEQVEADADRDRWFTADQALEYGLVDQVIKSAREAADEGRPAHSSDSDKD, encoded by the coding sequence ATGAACGGTGGCGGTTCCTACGGGCTCGACGACCACATCTACCAGCGGCTGCTCAAGGAGCGGATCGTCTTCCTCGGTTCCGAGGTGCGCGACCAGAACGCGAACGCGATCTGCGCCCAGCTGCTGCTGCTGTCGGCGGAGGACCCGGAAGCCGACATCTTCCTCCACATCAACAGCCCCGGTGGCTCCGTGGACGCCGGCATGGCGATCTACGACACCATGAACTACATCCCCAACGACGTGGCGACCGTGGGCATGGGCCTGGCCGCCTCGATGGGGCAGTTCCTGCTCTGCGCCGGCACCAAGGGCAAGCGCTACGCCCTGCCGCACGCGCGGATCATGATGCACCAGCCCTCCTCCGGGATGGGCGGCTCGGCGTCGGACATCAAGATCCAGGCGCAGCAGTCGCTGCACATCAAGAAGGTGCTCCTCGAGCTGATCGCCCAGCACACCGGCCAGAGCGTCGAGCAGGTGGAGGCGGACGCGGACCGCGACCGCTGGTTCACCGCCGACCAGGCTCTCGAGTACGGGCTGGTCGACCAGGTGATCAAGAGCGCCCGCGAGGCCGCCGACGAGGGTCGTCCGGCCCACTCCTCCGACTCCGACAAGGACTGA